A single Mesomycoplasma ovipneumoniae DNA region contains:
- a CDS encoding phenylalanine--tRNA ligase subunit beta, translated as MLFSLRRLKKIANIDHISDEKVIDALISLSFEVDKISKLNEISGIKFGNILEVKKNENADNLTICQVQFDDKIRQIQTAAKNVQKDKQVLAFVPGSTNGKITFEAKKLRGHISEGMLVSASELGFSTKLLSPELDQGVLVFDPIFDLKQNPLEILELSDLILDIKLLWNRPDANSYLVIAIELAAFFGTKLDLEFDKLNFDSKSKSNLEIITKKNESKVAAIEIEKVPNLGLVDIFLLLKSGVKISDLNQNFANFVLIYTGQPSYFLQTNKDQNQIKLTYQETKLPEIQDSFATFQFWNNDELILIPEIFQKPIEKDQNLYLIMPKFDSAKIRQINHNFNLSSPLARQLAKNYSQGTTLLSFIFLEFFLEKHGINFSAPINFDKNQFDQRPSINFGLEEVQNILGIELEQKDFEKINSILQKIYYNFNSQSFLAPFYRVDIEFFADYSADFLRFYGLEKLGNKKLAKVERSISVVDPKPIQLKTLGYFEANSFLLISQSENFNPLNLKTQTLSTYTSQEHTTIRYSLAWQLAKIVKYNVKRKMTDISLYETGSVSEKHRVFAMASTVYNLETLKDHLKILYSDNFSFKPAKSEFLNPSVSQFIYWNNVLVGWVGQIDEKYDYQNINFLEIIVSKIDLEHKNKLVKFGPYDNSQLKYRDITLSLDKNDIPDTYLDVIKKIPEIFSIKLKDYVIINNRQKITYRVTGTDKVCQEIDKFYK; from the coding sequence ATGCTTTTTTCATTAAGAAGATTAAAAAAAATAGCTAATATTGATCATATTAGCGACGAAAAAGTTATTGATGCTTTGATTAGTCTTAGTTTTGAAGTTGATAAAATTTCAAAACTAAACGAAATTTCCGGCATAAAATTTGGAAATATTCTAGAAGTTAAAAAAAATGAAAATGCTGACAATTTAACGATTTGTCAAGTTCAATTTGACGACAAAATAAGACAAATTCAAACTGCAGCAAAAAATGTCCAAAAAGACAAGCAAGTTTTAGCTTTTGTTCCTGGCTCAACAAATGGAAAAATAACTTTTGAAGCTAAAAAATTGCGCGGCCATATTTCTGAAGGAATGCTAGTTTCAGCTAGTGAATTAGGTTTTAGCACTAAACTTTTAAGTCCAGAACTAGACCAAGGAGTGCTTGTTTTTGATCCAATTTTTGATCTAAAACAAAATCCGCTTGAAATTTTAGAATTATCTGACCTAATTTTAGATATCAAACTTTTATGAAACAGGCCTGATGCAAATTCTTATTTAGTAATAGCAATTGAACTTGCTGCTTTTTTTGGCACAAAATTGGATTTGGAGTTTGACAAACTAAATTTTGACAGCAAAAGTAAATCAAATTTAGAAATTATTACTAAAAAAAATGAGTCAAAAGTTGCTGCTATTGAGATTGAAAAAGTTCCTAATCTTGGCTTAGTAGATATTTTTTTACTTTTAAAATCAGGTGTTAAAATTTCTGATTTAAACCAAAATTTTGCTAATTTTGTCTTAATTTACACAGGTCAGCCATCTTATTTTTTACAAACAAATAAAGATCAAAACCAAATTAAATTAACTTATCAAGAAACAAAATTACCTGAAATTCAAGACTCATTTGCTACTTTTCAATTTTGAAACAACGATGAATTAATACTAATTCCGGAAATATTCCAAAAACCAATAGAAAAAGATCAAAATTTATACTTAATAATGCCTAAATTTGACTCAGCAAAAATTAGGCAAATTAATCATAATTTTAATTTAAGCAGTCCCTTAGCAAGACAATTGGCAAAAAATTACAGTCAAGGAACAACACTTTTAAGCTTTATTTTTCTAGAATTTTTCCTTGAAAAACACGGAATTAATTTTTCTGCACCAATTAATTTTGACAAAAATCAATTTGACCAAAGACCTAGCATTAATTTTGGGCTTGAAGAAGTCCAAAATATTTTAGGAATTGAACTTGAGCAAAAAGATTTTGAAAAAATTAACTCAATTCTTCAGAAAATCTATTATAATTTTAATTCTCAGAGTTTTTTAGCGCCGTTTTATCGTGTTGACATTGAATTTTTTGCCGATTATTCTGCTGATTTTCTTAGATTTTACGGACTTGAAAAATTAGGAAACAAAAAATTAGCTAAGGTAGAGAGATCAATTTCTGTTGTTGATCCAAAGCCAATCCAACTAAAAACTTTAGGTTATTTTGAAGCTAATTCATTCCTTTTAATTTCTCAGTCAGAAAATTTTAATCCTTTAAATCTAAAAACACAAACCTTATCAACTTATACATCCCAAGAACATACAACAATTAGATACTCGCTTGCCTGACAATTAGCAAAAATTGTAAAATATAATGTTAAGCGAAAAATGACTGATATTAGTCTTTATGAAACAGGTAGTGTCTCTGAGAAACATCGAGTTTTTGCCATGGCTTCGACAGTTTATAATCTTGAAACTCTAAAAGATCATTTAAAAATTTTATACAGTGATAACTTTAGTTTCAAACCGGCCAAATCTGAATTTCTAAATCCTTCAGTGTCCCAATTTATTTATTGAAATAATGTTTTAGTTGGCTGAGTTGGACAAATAGATGAAAAATATGACTACCAAAATATCAATTTTCTTGAAATAATCGTTTCAAAAATTGATCTTGAACATAAAAATAAACTTGTTAAGTTCGGACCATATGATAATTCGCAACTTAAATATCGAGATATTACGTTATCTTTAGATAAAAATGATATTCCTGACACTTATTTAGACGTTATTAAAAAAATTCCAGAAATTTTTTCAATAAAATTAAAAGATTATGTTATAATTAATAATCGCCAGAAAATTACTTACAGAGTAACTGGAACTGACAAGGTTTGTCAGGAAATAGATAAATTTTATAAATAA
- the rpmF gene encoding 50S ribosomal protein L32, with translation MAIVPKRKTSKQRKHKRNSHSALTLPNLVNCSNCSNKQLQHHVCQFCGFYKNRKVVNFRAINDKH, from the coding sequence ATGGCTATAGTTCCGAAACGAAAAACCTCCAAGCAAAGAAAACATAAGCGAAATTCTCATTCAGCATTAACATTGCCAAACCTTGTGAATTGCAGCAATTGTTCTAATAAACAATTACAACATCATGTTTGTCAATTTTGTGGATTTTATAAGAATCGTAAAGTTGTAAATTTCCGCGCGATTAATGATAAACATTAA
- the truB gene encoding tRNA pseudouridine(55) synthase TruB, translating to MVTFLYKPKNISSATFLRKWAKINSIKKAGHSGTLDPFASGLLLVATDDDTKLLPYLDQENKTYIAQVNFGFYSTTFDVDGEIFACKSGAWVTKTMLESKLLELEQLELQVPPIFSSKKISGKRAYEYARNGKDIELAPIKIKISKTILLEFNEKKQIATILWEVSKGCYIRSLANDLGKMLKTGGYLSELERVKIGNFDFSFVNLPLKIQNFLDFPQILVNSGQLIELLNGKKINYFTKDSEFIQLVFDEHLVGFGKIINNELIPKKIFGNKVKNLIKI from the coding sequence ATGGTTACATTCCTTTATAAGCCAAAAAATATTAGTTCTGCGACTTTTTTAAGAAAATGAGCAAAAATAAACTCAATCAAAAAAGCAGGTCACTCAGGAACTCTCGATCCTTTTGCATCTGGTCTGTTATTAGTCGCTACTGATGATGATACAAAATTATTGCCTTATTTAGATCAAGAAAACAAAACTTACATTGCGCAAGTTAATTTCGGTTTTTATTCAACAACTTTTGATGTAGATGGGGAAATTTTTGCCTGTAAATCTGGAGCTTGGGTCACAAAAACAATGCTCGAGTCCAAATTGCTTGAATTAGAACAGCTAGAATTACAGGTTCCGCCGATTTTTTCAAGCAAAAAAATTAGCGGCAAACGTGCTTATGAATATGCGCGAAATGGTAAAGATATAGAATTAGCTCCTATTAAAATAAAAATATCTAAAACCATTTTATTAGAATTTAATGAAAAAAAACAAATTGCAACAATACTCTGAGAAGTTTCAAAGGGTTGTTATATTCGTTCACTCGCCAATGATTTAGGTAAAATGTTGAAAACGGGTGGATATTTGTCTGAATTAGAGCGTGTTAAAATCGGTAATTTTGATTTTTCATTTGTGAATTTACCTTTAAAAATACAGAATTTCCTTGATTTTCCACAAATTTTAGTCAATTCGGGTCAACTTATTGAACTTTTAAATGGTAAGAAAATTAATTATTTTACCAAAGACAGCGAATTTATTCAGCTTGTTTTTGATGAACATTTAGTTGGTTTTGGCAAAATAATTAATAATGAACTAATACCAAAAAAAATTTTTGGTAACAAAGTTAAAAACTTAATAAAAATTTAG
- a CDS encoding YcsE-related riboflavin metabolism phosphatase: MNKFKIFATDIDDTIVPHGGQEIPEKINLLFAKLKEKNIITTFVTGRDFVTIGELINAKNVDYFIGANGAFIFDFKKKQMIYENPIKISDFLKIVEFFDQHKIRYIIMDSEWIYTSNYFPGHSSKFLSPYFDRMKPLKMCNFKNNFHIFTVVDDQDTTSEIQLKFEEFAEKNNLNVSVSSRWSWGFFIGAKNVDKMQTLEILAKMHNVEIHEIIAFGDSRNDTKMLKNVGFGIAMENSTVPEVKKAAKDIAPPVDSFGVYLKAIELNIID; the protein is encoded by the coding sequence ATGAATAAATTTAAAATTTTTGCAACAGATATTGATGATACAATTGTGCCCCATGGTGGTCAAGAAATTCCTGAAAAAATAAATTTGCTTTTTGCAAAATTAAAAGAGAAAAATATTATCACAACTTTTGTAACTGGCCGTGATTTTGTTACAATTGGGGAATTAATTAATGCAAAAAATGTCGATTACTTCATTGGAGCCAACGGTGCTTTCATTTTTGATTTCAAAAAAAAGCAAATGATTTATGAAAATCCTATTAAAATCAGTGATTTTTTAAAAATTGTTGAGTTTTTCGATCAGCACAAAATTCGCTACATAATTATGGACTCTGAGTGAATTTATACCTCAAACTACTTTCCGGGGCATTCTTCAAAGTTTTTAAGTCCATATTTTGATCGAATGAAACCATTAAAAATGTGTAATTTTAAAAATAATTTCCACATTTTTACAGTTGTTGATGATCAGGACACAACTTCTGAAATACAGTTAAAATTTGAAGAATTTGCCGAAAAAAATAATCTAAATGTTAGCGTCAGCTCAAGGTGATCATGAGGATTTTTCATTGGCGCAAAAAACGTTGACAAAATGCAAACTTTGGAAATTCTTGCAAAAATGCATAATGTTGAAATTCACGAAATTATTGCCTTTGGTGATTCACGAAATGACACAAAAATGCTAAAAAACGTTGGTTTCGGTATTGCAATGGAAAACTCAACAGTTCCAGAGGTAAAAAAAGCTGCAAAAGATATTGCCCCACCTGTTGATTCTTTTGGCGTTTACCTTAAAGCAATAGAATTAAACATAATTGATTAA
- a CDS encoding FAD synthase, translating to MTKVFYYPSSKFDFADPVFVLGGFESFHLGHLELLKNATILGQNIILMLIRDPSKLPKNTGKNFTDLDARIQMMANSGVKNILIFDFDSKMQELDGQEFIEIFLNYGAKFFVVGKNFSFGKNASWNSKKLQNFFPKTKIIDHLAENNKKISTKNLKLFLEFGDFENLNKFLASNFLVSTSISPEGKFTWDPTLICPAPGIYLGYFVNINENIKFPVIIHIEFDSPTGKVHFFEQPNAHSCFLEIIKQIRLIYSQKNNVLKDQDIENAKQLFKEKHTKISQI from the coding sequence ATGACAAAAGTCTTTTATTATCCAAGCTCAAAATTTGATTTTGCTGATCCTGTTTTTGTTCTGGGTGGATTTGAATCATTTCATTTAGGTCACCTTGAACTCCTTAAAAATGCAACAATTTTAGGGCAAAATATTATCTTAATGCTGATTAGAGATCCGTCAAAACTACCAAAAAATACAGGCAAAAATTTCACTGATCTTGATGCTCGTATTCAAATGATGGCTAATTCTGGCGTTAAAAATATTTTAATTTTTGACTTTGACTCCAAAATGCAAGAACTTGATGGCCAAGAATTTATTGAAATTTTTTTAAATTATGGTGCTAAATTTTTTGTTGTTGGCAAAAATTTTAGTTTTGGCAAAAACGCTAGTTGAAATTCGAAGAAATTGCAAAATTTCTTCCCCAAAACTAAAATTATTGATCATTTAGCCGAAAATAATAAAAAAATTTCAACAAAAAATTTAAAACTTTTCCTTGAATTTGGTGACTTTGAAAATTTAAATAAGTTTTTGGCTTCAAATTTTTTAGTTAGCACCTCAATTAGTCCAGAAGGAAAATTTACTTGAGATCCAACATTAATTTGTCCTGCTCCAGGGATTTATCTTGGCTATTTTGTTAATATAAATGAAAATATAAAATTTCCGGTCATTATTCATATAGAATTTGATAGCCCGACCGGAAAAGTTCATTTTTTTGAACAGCCAAATGCACATTCATGTTTTCTCGAGATTATCAAACAGATTCGCCTTATTTATTCACAAAAAAACAATGTCTTGAAAGATCAAGACATTGAAAATGCAAAACAATTATTCAAAGAAAAACACACAAAAATTAGTCAAATTTAG
- a CDS encoding MurR/RpiR family transcriptional regulator, producing the protein MSVLTISKNFKLTHIEKLIIRFIETKPQKFVELTINELAAILFISVGTITQLTKKLGFNNFKELKKFVIEWLKIDKENNLYNENDEIENINLLYAHSIEKTLAILDVNQINRIANLMLKMDKIIVFGAGASVVAATEFTHNLRNLHLNAFRANSITDIAAWVDSPMNTCLFIFSTSMTSKSALAIAKLLKQQQIYTIFITSNISLEPTQYSEVVYIDNLEQNNSLFSIGAKISQLFVADLLTTKLQRELNVNRSDLYTEFMRVWHRKTKFD; encoded by the coding sequence ATGAGTGTACTTACTATTTCGAAAAATTTTAAATTAACACATATTGAAAAACTAATAATTCGTTTCATAGAAACAAAACCACAAAAATTTGTGGAACTGACAATTAACGAACTTGCTGCAATTTTATTTATTAGCGTCGGAACAATTACTCAATTAACTAAAAAACTTGGCTTTAATAATTTTAAAGAACTAAAAAAATTCGTAATTGAATGACTAAAAATCGATAAAGAAAACAATTTATATAACGAAAATGATGAAATTGAGAACATAAATCTTCTTTATGCTCACAGTATTGAAAAAACTTTGGCAATTTTAGATGTTAATCAAATTAATCGCATTGCTAATTTGATGTTAAAAATGGATAAAATTATTGTTTTTGGTGCGGGCGCATCCGTAGTTGCCGCAACTGAATTTACACATAATTTAAGAAATTTACACTTAAATGCTTTTAGGGCTAATTCAATCACTGATATTGCTGCCTGAGTTGATTCGCCTATGAATACTTGTTTATTTATTTTTTCAACTTCTATGACCTCAAAAAGTGCACTTGCGATTGCTAAACTATTAAAGCAACAACAAATTTACACTATTTTTATTACTTCTAATATTTCACTCGAGCCGACTCAATATTCAGAAGTTGTTTATATTGATAATTTAGAGCAAAATAATAGTCTTTTTTCAATTGGTGCAAAAATATCCCAACTTTTTGTGGCAGACTTATTAACTACAAAACTTCAAAGAGAACTAAATGTTAACCGCTCAGATTTATATACCGAATTTATGCGTGTTTGACATAGAAAAACTAAATTTGACTAA